A single genomic interval of Peribacillus sp. FSL H8-0477 harbors:
- a CDS encoding S8 family serine peptidase, with the protein MKKSLAVLCIILMSFASVTTAAPMKTEPTNSNLGQQNQNSILRVKKEDSDKKYKDNEEVRVIIEMKEEPAIQYAQKQGKRYKDLKESTKRELKAEKLAGHKKVKNKVNEKKVKFKELKSFTTVVNGFSGEVAYGEIDSILDITEVKSVKVVNEYQRPKEEPDMVYSKELVQAQEAWRDYGYRGEGMVVGIIDTGIDPTHRDMVLSDGVEQGLSKSEIADLKIKNSLPGIFYTEKVPYGYNYMDDNQDILDSAAGASMHGMHVAGTAGANGNEENGGIKGIAPEAQLLALKVFGNDPEMRSTWADIYVKAIDDAIILGADVLNMSLGSTAGFTAPDDPEQQAITRAVNNGIMMSISAGNSAHMGNGYANPLASNPDIGVVGSPGIAYDSLQVASSENNYIDLDSVTYSIDGAKVEAPFMSASSVHPNDVAEKNYEIVDAGLGTIEEIAAVDLKGKYALIKRGNISFVEKALNAQEAGAEGVFIYNNTDGFISMVTEAAIQIPQLFMLKTDGDTIKTALSNGQTVSISFEGKKQKSANPSAGKMSTFTSWGAAPNLDFKPEITAPGGQIYSTLNNNEYGMMSGTSMAAPHVAGGSALILERVENEFKLEDFEKVNLTKNIMMNTASPIIDKGIVNDAFGWDIPYSPRRQGAGIMQLHSALSTPVVVTEAFTNEAKAALKEVGNQFGFTLKAQNYSNKPVKYDVTGNIQTDFVINGHLGYSANELEAQEILDAKITINGSESGEISVPANGSVTLEVKVDLAGAKVYGDDLETTEAIDTVFPNGYFVEGFVTLNDPADTNPDLHIPYVGFKGDWNKAPIIDAMKYEAGSYYGMSGAVSTSGEDFMYLGYNPISAAFGKEQIAISPNGDGIQDDILPILSFLRNAKQVEYSVKDSNGKQIRKLRTENSVRKNYYDSGNSSYYSLSETKRWDGNINNKRAADGQYYYQIKTVIDYENAEWQTYDIPVKVDTVAPTIEANKKENVLTLQGADNPNGSGLAYYDILVDGKSILTEMLNPTTTEYTLPESTGTKIQVMAVDFAGNTKTTEVSSSELPADKAAPVVHITSPETLSVANKSDVLINGYIEESTGIKEFTLDGQNVPVTYNAVKKHYEFSYTKKFKDGVQGLVIKAVDTVGNTASFKRTFLVDSKAPKLSIKGLPKKNVKEKDKNPKVDVTVSDNFDEIRLMLNGSEIYYHEFKGAYEMRSFEHTIKKLELELEPGKNTFEFVVTDLAGNQTSKIEEITKESKKKGK; encoded by the coding sequence ATGAAAAAAAGTTTGGCTGTTTTATGCATTATATTAATGAGCTTCGCTTCAGTAACAACTGCTGCACCAATGAAAACAGAACCAACTAATTCCAATCTTGGCCAACAAAACCAGAACAGTATTCTCAGAGTTAAGAAAGAGGATTCTGATAAGAAATATAAAGATAATGAAGAGGTACGGGTCATTATAGAAATGAAGGAAGAACCGGCCATTCAATATGCGCAGAAACAAGGGAAGCGGTATAAAGATTTAAAAGAGAGTACAAAAAGAGAGCTGAAGGCAGAAAAACTTGCCGGACATAAAAAAGTAAAAAATAAGGTAAACGAAAAGAAAGTAAAATTTAAAGAGCTGAAGAGTTTTACGACAGTTGTAAATGGATTCAGCGGAGAAGTGGCTTATGGTGAGATAGATAGTATTCTAGATATAACTGAGGTAAAGAGTGTAAAAGTGGTAAATGAATACCAACGTCCAAAAGAGGAACCAGATATGGTTTACAGTAAGGAGTTAGTACAAGCTCAAGAAGCATGGCGTGATTATGGGTATCGAGGAGAGGGAATGGTTGTAGGTATTATCGATACCGGTATCGATCCAACTCATCGAGATATGGTCCTCTCAGATGGAGTTGAACAAGGACTATCTAAAAGTGAAATAGCAGATTTGAAAATAAAGAATAGTCTTCCAGGAATCTTTTATACGGAAAAAGTTCCATATGGCTACAACTATATGGATGATAACCAAGATATTTTAGATTCAGCAGCAGGAGCTTCGATGCATGGGATGCATGTAGCAGGGACAGCTGGTGCAAATGGGAATGAAGAAAATGGCGGGATAAAAGGAATTGCTCCTGAGGCCCAATTACTGGCATTAAAGGTGTTTGGCAACGATCCTGAGATGCGTTCCACATGGGCAGATATTTATGTAAAAGCAATTGATGATGCAATTATTCTCGGGGCTGATGTCTTGAACATGAGTCTTGGTTCAACAGCTGGATTTACAGCCCCAGATGATCCAGAGCAGCAAGCAATTACACGCGCTGTTAATAACGGAATAATGATGTCTATCTCGGCCGGGAATTCGGCACATATGGGGAATGGGTATGCGAACCCTTTAGCTTCAAACCCTGATATCGGTGTTGTTGGATCACCTGGGATTGCCTATGATTCACTGCAGGTTGCATCAAGTGAAAATAATTATATTGATTTAGATTCCGTGACATATTCCATCGATGGAGCAAAGGTTGAAGCACCATTTATGTCGGCAAGCAGTGTACATCCTAATGACGTTGCAGAGAAAAACTATGAGATTGTCGACGCAGGACTTGGAACAATTGAAGAGATTGCAGCAGTAGATTTGAAAGGAAAGTATGCATTAATTAAACGAGGAAATATATCCTTTGTTGAGAAGGCATTGAATGCTCAAGAAGCAGGTGCGGAAGGAGTATTTATATACAATAATACGGATGGATTTATTTCTATGGTAACAGAAGCAGCCATTCAAATCCCGCAGCTGTTTATGCTCAAAACAGATGGAGATACCATTAAGACGGCATTGTCCAATGGACAAACGGTTTCCATTTCATTTGAAGGGAAAAAGCAGAAATCAGCCAATCCATCTGCAGGCAAGATGAGCACATTTACGTCGTGGGGGGCAGCGCCTAATTTAGATTTCAAACCAGAAATCACAGCACCAGGCGGTCAAATTTATTCGACATTGAATAATAATGAATATGGGATGATGAGTGGAACATCGATGGCAGCACCACATGTTGCGGGCGGTTCAGCATTGATCCTCGAGAGAGTGGAAAATGAATTCAAACTCGAGGACTTCGAAAAGGTAAATCTAACGAAAAACATCATGATGAATACAGCCAGTCCTATCATTGATAAAGGAATTGTCAATGATGCATTTGGATGGGACATTCCTTACTCCCCGCGTCGACAAGGAGCGGGTATTATGCAGCTGCACTCAGCACTTAGCACTCCTGTAGTTGTGACAGAAGCATTCACAAATGAAGCAAAAGCAGCACTTAAGGAAGTTGGAAACCAATTTGGTTTTACCCTAAAAGCACAAAACTATAGCAATAAGCCTGTAAAATATGATGTGACAGGAAATATTCAAACAGATTTTGTTATAAATGGACATTTAGGCTATAGTGCCAATGAGTTAGAAGCGCAGGAAATCCTTGATGCAAAGATCACAATAAATGGCAGTGAATCAGGGGAAATCAGTGTACCGGCTAATGGTTCGGTAACACTTGAGGTGAAGGTTGATCTAGCAGGGGCTAAGGTATATGGAGATGATTTAGAAACAACAGAAGCGATTGATACAGTGTTCCCTAATGGCTATTTTGTTGAGGGATTTGTTACATTAAACGATCCGGCGGATACCAATCCAGATCTTCACATACCATACGTAGGGTTTAAGGGAGATTGGAATAAAGCGCCGATTATCGATGCCATGAAGTATGAAGCTGGATCTTATTATGGTATGAGTGGTGCTGTATCGACTTCAGGTGAAGACTTTATGTATCTCGGATACAATCCAATATCCGCTGCATTTGGTAAGGAACAGATTGCGATTTCACCTAATGGTGACGGTATTCAGGATGATATCCTTCCCATCCTATCCTTCTTAAGAAATGCGAAGCAAGTAGAATACAGCGTCAAAGATAGCAATGGGAAACAAATTCGTAAGCTTAGGACAGAAAATAGTGTCAGAAAAAATTACTACGACAGTGGAAACAGTTCTTACTATTCCCTTAGCGAAACGAAACGCTGGGACGGAAATATAAATAATAAACGTGCTGCGGACGGGCAATATTACTATCAAATAAAAACAGTCATAGATTACGAGAATGCTGAATGGCAGACGTATGATATTCCAGTGAAGGTAGATACTGTGGCACCGACCATTGAAGCTAATAAGAAAGAAAATGTATTAACGCTTCAAGGAGCAGATAATCCTAACGGATCAGGACTTGCCTATTATGATATTTTAGTAGATGGGAAATCAATTTTAACTGAAATGCTCAACCCGACAACTACTGAATATACACTTCCGGAATCAACGGGAACTAAAATTCAGGTCATGGCGGTTGATTTTGCCGGTAATACGAAGACGACCGAAGTAAGTTCATCGGAACTTCCAGCTGATAAAGCAGCACCAGTAGTGCATATAACGAGTCCAGAAACATTGAGTGTTGCGAATAAAAGTGATGTACTAATTAACGGATATATAGAAGAATCAACGGGGATTAAGGAATTTACCTTAGACGGACAGAATGTGCCAGTCACGTATAATGCAGTGAAGAAGCATTATGAATTTTCATATACTAAGAAGTTTAAGGATGGTGTTCAAGGCTTAGTTATTAAAGCAGTAGACACAGTTGGAAATACTGCTTCGTTTAAACGAACCTTTTTAGTTGATTCTAAAGCACCGAAGTTATCCATTAAGGGACTCCCTAAGAAGAATGTGAAAGAAAAAGATAAAAATCCGAAGGTGGACGTAACAGTATCGGATAATTTTGATGAGATCCGTCTTATGCTTAACGGAAGCGAGATTTACTACCATGAATTCAAGGGTGCATATGAAATGCGAAGCTTTGAGCACACTATCAAGAAACTCGAACTTGAGCTCGAACCTGGAAAAAATACATTTGAATTTGTGGTAACCGATTTGGCAGGCAACCAGACAAGTAAAATAGAAGAAATCACGAAAGAAAGTAAGAAAAAAGGGAAATAG
- a CDS encoding ABC transporter permease, giving the protein MAEIISTPPPLLNPDVTEEKAVTPWKEAWKNFKKNKLAIVGLGIVVFFILLAIFANLLAPYDFDDAKLGDKHLAPSAEHWFGTDDLGRDILTRVIYGSRISLWVGFISVAGSVIVGSALGIIAGYYGKWVDAIISRFFDILLAFPSILLAIAVVAVLGPSLRNALIAIAIINVPTFGRLVRSRVLSVKEEEYITAAKAIGMRDTRILVHHILPNSIAPIIVQGTLAIASAIIEAAALGFLGMGAQAPTPEWGKMLADSRQFILEAPWTVLFPGLAIMLTVLGFNLMGDGLRDALDPRMKN; this is encoded by the coding sequence ATGGCCGAAATTATCAGCACCCCACCTCCATTGCTGAATCCTGATGTGACGGAGGAAAAAGCAGTCACTCCTTGGAAGGAAGCCTGGAAGAACTTTAAGAAAAATAAGCTCGCCATTGTTGGGCTGGGTATCGTCGTATTTTTTATTCTACTTGCCATTTTCGCAAATTTACTTGCTCCTTATGATTTTGACGATGCGAAGCTTGGTGATAAACATCTGGCTCCATCAGCAGAGCACTGGTTTGGAACGGATGATTTAGGACGTGACATTCTAACACGTGTCATTTACGGATCACGAATTTCCCTTTGGGTTGGCTTTATATCTGTAGCAGGATCGGTCATTGTTGGTTCCGCTCTCGGCATTATTGCTGGCTATTATGGGAAATGGGTGGATGCAATCATTTCTCGTTTCTTTGATATCCTGCTGGCTTTTCCAAGTATTTTACTTGCCATTGCTGTTGTGGCCGTATTAGGGCCATCCTTACGTAACGCCCTGATCGCCATCGCCATTATTAATGTCCCCACATTTGGGAGGCTCGTCAGGTCTCGTGTGCTGAGTGTAAAAGAGGAAGAATACATCACAGCTGCGAAGGCCATAGGCATGAGGGATACACGCATATTGGTGCATCATATTCTGCCAAACAGTATTGCACCAATCATTGTACAAGGCACGCTGGCTATTGCTTCAGCTATTATTGAAGCGGCTGCCCTTGGGTTCCTTGGGATGGGTGCACAAGCACCTACACCAGAATGGGGGAAAATGCTTGCAGATTCGAGGCAGTTTATTCTCGAAGCACCCTGGACAGTACTATTCCCAGGTCTTGCAATCATGCTGACTGTACTCGGCTTTAACCTTATGGGCGATGGCCTCCGAGATGCCTTGGATCCACGAATGAAAAACTAA